From Thunnus albacares chromosome 22, fThuAlb1.1, whole genome shotgun sequence, the proteins below share one genomic window:
- the LOC122973952 gene encoding uncharacterized protein LOC122973952, which translates to MDEYQHPLFFEAKELTDREKQKIRRHFQKRRDSGGGDCGMIEKAGDNTYKICFKEKDDQERVLPREFHTISLPSGELHLTVSQTNSRETPKHTDRPSTSPSQTFKKENTKGLEKIFKTDIFLLYYLRDNPKAFKVLEKQLSAIGCKVELNFDEEEAVVRGNIEKGPGGAFGSAAERWELQVDKVFIGFTESYLCYHVVEPNK; encoded by the exons ATGGATGAATACCAACATCCATTATTCTTTGAAGCTAAagagctgacagacagagagaagcagaagaTCAGGAGACACTTTCAGAAAAGACGAGATTCTGGGGGTGGTGATTGTGGAATGATTGAAAAGGCTGGAGACAACACCTATAAAATCTGCTTTAAGGAAAAAGACG aCCAGGAAAGGGTTTTGCCGAGGGAGTTCCACACTATCTCCCTTCCTTCCGGGGAATTACATCTGACTGTGAGTCAAACCAATTCGCGTGAGACCCCTAAACACACTGATCGGCCTTCTACTAGTCCCTCACAG ACATTCAAAAAAGAGAACACAAAAGGCCTTGAGAAGATTTTCAAGACAGATATTTTCCTCCTGTATTACCTCAGAGACAACCCCAAAGCATTCAAAGTCTTAGAGAAGCAGCTCTCTGCTATTGGATGCAAGGTGGAGTTAAACTTTGATGAAGAGGAGGCAGTGGTTAGGGGGAATATTGAGAAGGGTCCTGGAGGAGCTTTTGGCAGTGCTGCAGAGCGATGGGAACTACAGGTGGATAAGGTCTTCATTGGTTTTACTGAGAGCTACCTCTGCTATCATGTGGTTGAGCCAAACAAGTGA